One stretch of Labrenzia sp. CE80 DNA includes these proteins:
- a CDS encoding CaiB/BaiF CoA-transferase family protein, giving the protein MTAPLEGVKVVELARILAGPWVGQTLADLGADVIKVESPAGDDTRGWGPPFVESEDGASGDAAYFHACNRGKRSITVDFRTEEGQEIVSRLVADADILVENFKVGGLKKYGLDFESLKEVNPKLIYCSVTGFGQDGPYAHRAGYDFMIQGMGGIMDLTGDPDGEPQKIGVAFADIFTGLYGVIGVLAALRRRDQTGVGEHVDMALLDSLTGVLANQALNYFVSGKSPKRLGNAHPNIVPYQVVPASDGHLIIAVGNDSQFAKLCDVLGRPELAQDPDYTTNAARVAGREALVPILVEETKNHSRDELLSALEAKGVPAGPINSVEDVFNDPQIAHRHMKVDLPATGVKGGSVSSVRTPIRFSNSDLVLDRAAPRLGEHTDEILIEFGLPPRSANDNG; this is encoded by the coding sequence ATGACCGCACCACTTGAGGGCGTGAAAGTCGTTGAGCTTGCTCGCATTCTGGCGGGGCCATGGGTCGGCCAGACGCTCGCAGACCTTGGCGCTGACGTTATCAAGGTAGAAAGCCCTGCCGGTGACGATACTCGCGGCTGGGGACCGCCCTTCGTCGAGAGCGAAGATGGTGCGTCCGGGGATGCCGCATATTTTCATGCCTGCAATCGGGGCAAGCGCTCGATTACGGTCGATTTTCGCACCGAAGAAGGGCAGGAAATCGTAAGCCGCCTCGTCGCTGACGCCGATATTCTCGTGGAGAACTTCAAGGTCGGTGGACTGAAAAAGTATGGCCTCGACTTCGAGAGCTTGAAAGAGGTCAACCCGAAACTGATCTACTGCTCGGTGACAGGTTTTGGCCAGGACGGGCCCTATGCGCATCGTGCCGGTTATGACTTCATGATCCAGGGCATGGGCGGCATCATGGATCTGACCGGGGACCCGGATGGCGAACCTCAGAAAATCGGTGTTGCCTTTGCCGACATCTTCACCGGGCTTTATGGCGTCATCGGCGTGCTCGCCGCCTTACGCCGGCGTGACCAGACGGGCGTCGGTGAGCATGTCGACATGGCCCTGCTTGATTCGTTGACCGGCGTCCTCGCCAATCAGGCGCTCAACTATTTTGTATCGGGCAAGTCTCCCAAGCGCCTTGGCAATGCACATCCCAACATTGTGCCTTATCAGGTGGTGCCTGCCTCGGATGGCCACCTGATCATTGCTGTCGGCAATGACAGCCAATTCGCGAAACTCTGCGATGTGCTCGGGCGGCCTGAACTTGCGCAAGATCCCGACTATACGACCAATGCGGCGCGCGTTGCCGGGCGTGAGGCCCTGGTTCCCATTCTGGTTGAGGAAACCAAAAATCACAGCCGCGATGAGCTGCTTTCTGCGCTGGAGGCTAAAGGTGTGCCAGCTGGACCGATCAATTCGGTCGAGGATGTCTTTAATGATCCCCAGATCGCCCATCGGCACATGAAAGTCGATCTGCCGGCGACTGGCGTGAAAGGTGGCTCTGTATCGTCCGTGCGGACGCCGATCCGTTTTTCCAACAGCGACTTGGTGCTCGATAGGGCTGCGCCCAGGCTTGGTGAACACACCGACGAAATTCTCATCGAATTCGGCCTGCCGCCGCGCAGTGCCAATGACAATGGCTGA
- a CDS encoding alpha/beta hydrolase has product MATGQIDLEAEYNNRARVPEHPKIISGWMADASAYRAARGDAALDQPYGEKSRQVFDMFPAQPGTPEQQRTALFIHGGYWQALDKTAFSHMARGLNAHGFDVVVANYSLCPDVEIIDIITEMQALAAHLWRTDGKSLLVYGHSAGGHLSAALMATDWAARDLPEALVDRAMPISGLFDLAPLIPTSINTALKLTNESALAVSPLTWPVPASGHFSAVVGGDESSEYLRQSRDLTSRWHGPGLEGELDIQAGANHFTVINPLADPGSALTRSLARLGG; this is encoded by the coding sequence ATGGCGACGGGCCAGATTGATCTGGAAGCGGAATACAACAACAGGGCGCGCGTGCCGGAGCATCCGAAGATCATCTCCGGCTGGATGGCCGACGCGTCGGCCTATCGTGCTGCGCGCGGCGATGCAGCGCTGGACCAGCCCTATGGCGAAAAATCGCGTCAGGTCTTCGATATGTTCCCCGCGCAACCCGGTACGCCTGAGCAGCAGCGCACCGCTCTCTTCATTCATGGCGGTTACTGGCAGGCGTTGGACAAGACTGCCTTTTCGCATATGGCACGAGGTCTCAATGCCCACGGCTTTGACGTGGTCGTGGCCAACTACAGCCTCTGCCCTGACGTCGAGATCATCGACATCATCACCGAGATGCAGGCGCTGGCCGCACATCTTTGGCGCACCGACGGCAAATCCCTGCTTGTCTATGGTCATTCCGCCGGCGGGCATCTGTCGGCGGCGCTCATGGCAACGGACTGGGCGGCCCGCGACCTACCCGAGGCTCTTGTAGATCGTGCCATGCCGATCTCGGGGCTCTTCGACCTCGCGCCCCTGATTCCGACAAGCATCAACACGGCCTTGAAGCTCACGAACGAAAGCGCTCTCGCAGTTTCACCGCTCACTTGGCCCGTTCCCGCCTCGGGTCACTTTTCCGCCGTCGTTGGCGGTGACGAATCTTCGGAATACCTGCGCCAAAGTCGAGACCTTACAAGCCGCTGGCACGGCCCCGGCCTGGAGGGCGAACTGGACATTCAGGCAGGCGCTAACCATTTTACAGTGATCAATCCCCTGGCCGACCCTGGCAGCGCTCTTACGCGCAGCCTCGCCCGTCTGGGAGGCTGA
- a CDS encoding class I SAM-dependent methyltransferase has product MSRLDSFIRRLTAQKILLEDVAERVKSVEGPVLELGLGNGRTYDHIREILDDREIFVFDRDLACHPSCIPDGDHMIFGEIRDTLAFCGPRIGEPAAFIHCDLGSGDPTTDLATSSWLSPLVDQHTKPGGYVLSGLALDLGNFDELPKPEGIRPGRYHLYKKHG; this is encoded by the coding sequence ATGAGCCGCCTCGACAGCTTTATTCGTCGTCTGACAGCACAGAAAATCTTGCTTGAGGATGTCGCCGAACGCGTAAAATCCGTTGAAGGCCCGGTTCTGGAGCTGGGTCTCGGCAATGGCCGCACCTATGATCACATTCGCGAAATACTCGACGACCGCGAGATTTTCGTCTTTGACCGCGATCTTGCCTGTCATCCGAGCTGCATTCCCGATGGCGACCACATGATTTTTGGCGAGATCCGCGACACTTTGGCGTTCTGCGGACCGCGTATCGGTGAACCGGCGGCCTTTATTCACTGTGATCTGGGCTCTGGGGACCCGACTACCGATCTGGCAACCTCTTCGTGGTTGTCACCATTGGTCGACCAGCATACAAAGCCGGGTGGCTACGTCCTGTCGGGTCTGGCTCTGGATCTCGGCAACTTCGACGAACTTCCCAAACCGGAGGGCATTCGCCCGGGCCGGTACCATCTTTATAAAAAGCACGGCTGA
- the pepN gene encoding aminopeptidase N, with amino-acid sequence MRPETAVAIHLADYAPAAYQIDTVDLDIQLSPRSTNVIARLAVRRHEDTDLGAPLELDGDELELVGLTLDGMPLLEDAYSATPSKLVLNAPPAEPFTLEIRTRIDPDSNTELMGLYRSSGTYCTQCEAEGFRRITYFLDRPDVLSVYTTRIEARKGDAPILLGNGNLVSAGDVPGTDRHFAVWHDPHPKPSYLFAMVAGDLAHVADTFVTTSGRKVDLKIYVEHGREDRCAWAMDSLKRSMKWDEDVFGCEYDLDVFNIVAVSDFNMGAMENKGLNIFNDKYVLADPETATDQDYANIEAVIAHEYFHNWTGNRITCRDWFQLCLKEGLTVFRDQEFSSDMRSRAVKRIADVRLLKSHQFPEDAGPLAHPVRPRKYTEINNFYTATVYEKGAEVVRMLKTLLGPDGFRKGMDLYLERHDGDATTIEAFLVCFSEATATDLGQFARWYDQAGTPQVEVKSHYDTRAGELTLDISQSIAPLPGQASSEPAVIPLRFGLVGPGGEDMSFDRVTGARLQEDVLILEEQSQSVTFTGLKSRPVVSLLRGFSAPVRLEDHQDADDLLFQARQDSDDFNRWQAIQTLATHDLIRLAGEARTGKELKADARLVEAFGETLLNEDLDPAFRALALQLPSEADLARDIGSNVDPDAIHQARAVLRAAIGSQNADAFRAALGAKPQGSFSPDADAAGKRALANQALAYFAASGASDVDDLVMTAFVDADNMTDRIAALTLLVHDNLKDAEQALEIFRKRHEATSLAMDKWFMVQATAPLADGLEKVKALTAHPLFDFANPNRVRSLVHAFATGNATQFARQDGLGFEFVADNVLVIDQRNAQVASRLLTCFRSWRAYEEGRSKLAETALLKISSAEGLSRDTRDIVDRCLQ; translated from the coding sequence ATGCGCCCTGAAACGGCTGTCGCCATCCATCTGGCGGATTATGCTCCCGCGGCCTATCAGATCGACACCGTCGATCTCGACATACAGTTGAGCCCGCGCTCAACCAACGTCATTGCGCGTCTTGCCGTGCGCCGGCACGAAGACACCGACCTAGGCGCTCCGCTGGAACTCGATGGAGACGAGCTGGAGCTCGTTGGTCTGACGCTCGACGGAATGCCGTTGCTCGAGGACGCCTACAGCGCGACACCCTCCAAGCTGGTCCTGAATGCCCCGCCTGCAGAGCCGTTTACCCTGGAAATCCGGACCCGGATCGACCCGGACAGCAACACCGAACTCATGGGCCTCTATCGGTCCTCGGGCACTTACTGCACCCAGTGCGAGGCTGAAGGCTTCCGCCGCATCACCTATTTCCTCGACCGGCCAGACGTTCTTTCGGTCTACACAACGCGGATCGAGGCACGCAAGGGCGATGCGCCGATCCTGTTGGGAAATGGCAATCTGGTGAGCGCCGGCGATGTTCCAGGAACAGACCGGCATTTTGCCGTCTGGCATGACCCGCATCCAAAGCCCTCTTACCTCTTCGCCATGGTCGCAGGCGACCTTGCCCATGTGGCAGACACCTTCGTCACCACGTCAGGGCGAAAGGTCGATCTGAAGATCTACGTCGAACATGGCCGCGAGGACCGTTGCGCCTGGGCCATGGACAGCCTGAAGCGCTCGATGAAGTGGGACGAAGATGTTTTCGGCTGCGAATATGACCTCGATGTCTTTAACATCGTGGCGGTCTCCGATTTCAACATGGGTGCGATGGAGAACAAGGGCCTCAACATATTCAATGACAAATACGTTCTGGCGGATCCGGAAACGGCGACTGATCAGGACTATGCCAACATTGAAGCGGTCATTGCCCATGAGTACTTCCATAATTGGACCGGCAACAGAATCACTTGCCGCGACTGGTTCCAGCTCTGTCTGAAGGAAGGACTGACCGTTTTCCGCGACCAGGAATTTTCTTCCGACATGCGCTCGCGGGCCGTGAAGCGCATCGCCGATGTCCGGTTGCTGAAGTCACATCAGTTCCCCGAGGACGCAGGTCCCCTCGCCCATCCGGTTCGCCCGCGCAAATACACCGAGATCAACAACTTCTACACGGCGACGGTCTATGAAAAGGGCGCCGAGGTGGTGCGGATGCTGAAGACTTTGCTCGGGCCTGACGGCTTCCGAAAGGGCATGGACCTCTACCTTGAACGCCATGACGGCGACGCCACGACTATAGAAGCGTTTCTCGTTTGTTTTTCCGAGGCGACGGCAACCGATCTCGGGCAATTCGCCCGCTGGTACGATCAGGCAGGCACCCCGCAGGTCGAGGTCAAGAGCCACTACGACACACGCGCAGGCGAACTTACTCTGGACATATCCCAGTCGATCGCCCCGCTGCCCGGTCAGGCGTCGAGTGAACCTGCCGTGATCCCCCTGCGCTTCGGTCTCGTCGGTCCTGGCGGTGAGGACATGAGCTTCGACCGGGTCACAGGTGCAAGGCTCCAGGAGGATGTGCTCATCCTCGAAGAGCAAAGCCAAAGCGTAACCTTCACCGGCCTGAAGAGCAGACCGGTTGTTTCGCTTCTACGCGGTTTTTCGGCGCCGGTTCGGCTTGAGGACCATCAGGATGCGGATGACCTGCTGTTTCAGGCGCGCCAGGACAGCGATGATTTCAACCGCTGGCAGGCTATTCAAACGCTGGCAACCCATGACCTGATCCGTCTTGCCGGCGAAGCGCGAACCGGCAAGGAGTTGAAGGCGGACGCCCGGCTGGTTGAAGCCTTTGGTGAGACCCTGCTGAATGAAGATCTGGATCCCGCATTCCGGGCGCTCGCGCTGCAATTGCCGAGTGAAGCGGACCTGGCACGCGACATCGGATCCAATGTAGACCCGGACGCCATTCATCAGGCACGGGCGGTTCTCCGCGCGGCCATCGGCTCACAAAACGCCGATGCGTTCCGCGCTGCGCTCGGAGCAAAACCACAGGGTAGTTTCAGTCCCGACGCCGATGCTGCAGGCAAACGTGCCCTGGCCAACCAGGCGCTTGCCTATTTCGCCGCCTCCGGCGCGTCTGATGTTGATGACCTTGTGATGACCGCCTTTGTCGACGCGGATAACATGACCGATCGCATCGCGGCGCTTACCCTTCTGGTTCACGACAATCTAAAGGACGCCGAGCAGGCTCTGGAGATCTTCCGCAAGCGCCACGAAGCGACGTCCCTGGCCATGGACAAATGGTTCATGGTGCAGGCGACCGCGCCTCTCGCCGATGGCCTTGAGAAGGTGAAAGCCCTGACAGCCCATCCCCTGTTCGACTTTGCCAATCCAAATCGTGTCCGCTCGCTGGTCCATGCCTTTGCGACAGGAAATGCGACGCAATTTGCGAGACAGGACGGATTGGGATTCGAGTTTGTGGCCGACAATGTACTGGTGATCGACCAGCGCAACGCTCAGGTCGCCTCACGCCTCCTGACCTGCTTCCGGTCCTGGCGGGCCTATGAAGAGGGCCGCTCCAAGCTCGCAGAAACAGCGCTCTTGAAGATCTCATCGGCTGAAGGACTTTCCCGCGATACGCGCGACATTGTTGACCGCTGTCTTCAATGA
- a CDS encoding XRE family transcriptional regulator translates to MSMSPTLTPIALIARALQRERTRAGMSLSSLAKEAGLAKSTLSQLEAGQGNPSVETLWAIANALDVPFSFLFDTPSSETTLIRAGEGTPVSADHADFRTTLLANCPPGARRDLYRAEVSNGEIRTAKPHPSGTVEHVLVMSGRVRAGPAGMAVDLEPGDYYRYPADVPHSYEALSDTAALVVVMEVQG, encoded by the coding sequence ATGTCCATGTCACCGACCCTGACGCCGATTGCCCTTATCGCCCGAGCCCTGCAAAGGGAAAGGACACGGGCCGGCATGAGCTTGTCGTCTCTGGCGAAGGAGGCGGGGCTTGCTAAGTCTACCTTGTCGCAATTGGAAGCCGGGCAGGGCAATCCGAGCGTGGAAACGCTTTGGGCAATCGCGAATGCTCTTGACGTGCCGTTCAGCTTCCTGTTCGACACGCCATCGTCGGAGACGACGCTGATCCGCGCGGGCGAGGGGACGCCGGTATCGGCCGATCATGCAGACTTCCGAACCACGCTTCTGGCCAATTGCCCCCCCGGCGCGCGGCGAGATCTCTATCGGGCCGAAGTGTCGAATGGAGAAATTCGGACCGCAAAGCCCCATCCGTCCGGTACGGTAGAGCACGTCTTGGTGATGTCAGGCCGAGTGAGAGCCGGTCCGGCAGGAATGGCTGTCGATCTTGAGCCTGGAGACTACTACCGCTATCCGGCGGATGTTCCACATAGCTATGAAGCTCTGTCGGACACAGCGGCTCTGGTGGTCGTGATGGAAGTGCAGGGCTGA